The genomic stretch GCGTGGTCTTCGTTGAGGAGTTGGACGAGGTGCCGGCCGGCGGAACCGTGGTCTTCAGCGCCCACGGCGTCTCCCCGGCGGTGCGCGCCGACGCCGTCCGGCGCGGCCTGCGCGTCATGGACGCCACCTGCCCGCTGGTCACCAAGGTCCACCGCCAGGTCGAGCGCCACGCCGGCCGCGGCCGCCACATCCTGCTGATCGGCCACGCCGGCCACGACGAGGTGATCGGCACGATGGGGGAGGCTCCCGACGCCATCACCCTGGTCACGTCGGCCCGGGACGCCGAGACGGTGGAACTGCCGGAGGGCCGCGACCTCTTCTACGTGACGCAGACGACCTTGAGCGTGGACGAAACCAGCGAGATCGTCGAGATCCTGCAGCGCCGCCGGCCGGACCTGTCCGGACCCGCCCACAGCGACATCTGCTACGCCACGCAGAACCGGCAGGACGCCGTGAAGGCGCTGCTGGCCGAGGGGATCCAGCGTCTGCTGGTGGTCGGTTCGGCCAACAGCAGCAACTCCTTGCGCCTGGGCGAGGTGGCGCGCCTGGCCGGCGTGCCGGCCGACCTCGTC from bacterium encodes the following:
- the ispH gene encoding 4-hydroxy-3-methylbut-2-enyl diphosphate reductase → VVFVEELDEVPAGGTVVFSAHGVSPAVRADAVRRGLRVMDATCPLVTKVHRQVERHAGRGRHILLIGHAGHDEVIGTMGEAPDAITLVTSARDAETVELPEGRDLFYVTQTTLSVDETSEIVEILQRRRPDLSGPAHSDICYATQNRQDAVKALLAEGIQRLLVVGSANSSNSLRLGEVARLAGVPADLVGGAAELPHAELASLHLVGLTAGASAPEYLVQEIVRYFEAAGWRVQPCIVLEEHVKFDLPPELS